In Nicotiana tabacum cultivar K326 chromosome 19, ASM71507v2, whole genome shotgun sequence, one DNA window encodes the following:
- the LOC142173766 gene encoding uncharacterized protein LOC142173766 gives MWSQAMEVSLLTRNKQGFVDGTITHYTYGYKYADLWDRCNVIVKSWIMHNVSRDLLSGVLFCSNVCAIRADLRERFDKVNASRMYYLHREIFTLTQGMSIVSVYYSKLKDLWDEYDSIMPPPICCDKSKKFVDHQQY, from the coding sequence ATGTGGAGCCAAGCTATGGAAGTTTCGCTATTGACTCGCAATAAGCAGGGATTTGTTGATGGAACCATTACACACTACACCTATGGATATAAGTATGCTGACCTATGGGACCGATGTAATGTTATAGTTAAATCATGGATTATGCATAATGTTAGTCGTGATTTGTTAAGCGGTGTTCTATTTTGTTCAAATGTATGTGCAATCCGGGCTGATCTGCGTGAGCGTTTTGACAAGGTGAATGCTTCACGCATGTATTATCTTCATAGAGAAATTTTCACATTGACTCAAGGAATGTCTATTGTGTCTGTATATTACTCTAAACTGAAGGACCTCTGGGATGAATATGATTCAATAATGCCACCTCCTATTTGCTGTGATAAGTCTAAAAAGTTTGTAGATCATCAACAATATTAG